One window from the genome of Candidatus Cloacimonadota bacterium encodes:
- a CDS encoding right-handed parallel beta-helix repeat-containing protein, with the protein MDNKEGILTSPFSLFPFHIKYFIYFIVILFLTTNCFAQKKVVAEEFLIDPPTFHCLGFRWIITGDSNANATVVVKYREIGTVEWKVALPLLRIDEDVVNKDFESFKTGNLFAGSILNLRANTSYDASFVLSDPDGGYAEKIIQVSTLQPQTEFSPDQIIHLYPQNYRFTEKSPSFHSLTLAIESSYPGTLILVHPGIYSGNYEIEKSGCKNYPIIIRGTDREKVIFDGNGTDGKLFTLPGQDYIHFENLTLRNAHTAIKANGSNGLVVKNCHIYDVHYGIISFAQSKNWLISNNLIEGRVKKWFERDNVKQEYSTPTGIVVQGTRHIVCYNTIHDFWDCLTIHNLDSPGTWENPLNMCIDFYNNKLYNAADDCMELDFGYHNIRAWNNQIMNSHVGISTQPIYGGPAYIFRNFVYNSRIPLKLHNWPSGLFIFNNTFISSQKAFWSDPIWQNAKIMNNLFLGIQSYAFASGSPDSRTFLDYNGYYKIPNAKYLIKWSSDNRKSWGRYSNLQEFYNETGNELHGIMVDYNEFANLSRPIENKTYKTAGIKCKLSQNARSVNSGIIVPNITDNFIGSSPDIGCLEFGDTSPHFGCFREK; encoded by the coding sequence ATGGACAATAAAGAAGGGATTTTAACTTCTCCCTTCTCTCTTTTCCCTTTTCATATAAAGTACTTCATTTATTTTATAGTTATTTTATTTCTTACAACCAACTGTTTTGCACAAAAAAAAGTAGTTGCCGAGGAATTCTTAATAGATCCTCCCACTTTCCACTGTCTCGGTTTCAGATGGATAATTACCGGAGACAGTAACGCAAACGCAACAGTCGTAGTTAAATACAGAGAAATTGGTACTGTCGAATGGAAAGTAGCCCTACCGTTATTGAGGATTGATGAGGATGTTGTTAATAAAGATTTTGAAAGTTTTAAAACGGGGAATCTTTTTGCGGGAAGTATTCTTAATCTTCGAGCAAACACGAGCTATGATGCCAGCTTTGTGCTGAGCGATCCAGATGGTGGATATGCTGAAAAAATCATTCAGGTTTCCACCTTGCAACCCCAAACAGAATTTTCTCCGGATCAAATTATTCATCTCTACCCGCAAAATTATCGTTTTACCGAGAAAAGCCCGAGTTTTCATTCTCTCACACTTGCAATAGAATCTTCATACCCGGGAACTTTAATCTTGGTTCATCCCGGAATATATTCGGGAAATTATGAAATTGAAAAAAGCGGGTGCAAAAATTATCCCATCATAATTCGCGGAACAGATAGAGAGAAAGTTATTTTTGATGGAAATGGGACAGATGGAAAATTATTTACACTGCCGGGACAAGATTATATTCATTTCGAAAATCTAACTCTCCGCAATGCTCATACAGCCATCAAAGCAAACGGTTCAAACGGGTTGGTTGTAAAAAACTGCCATATTTACGACGTTCACTACGGAATTATTTCTTTTGCCCAATCGAAAAATTGGTTAATTTCCAACAATCTTATTGAAGGAAGAGTAAAAAAGTGGTTCGAGCGAGATAACGTAAAGCAAGAATATTCCACTCCTACCGGAATCGTGGTTCAAGGAACAAGGCATATTGTTTGTTATAATACAATTCACGATTTTTGGGATTGCCTCACAATTCATAACCTTGATTCGCCGGGAACATGGGAAAACCCCTTAAATATGTGTATTGATTTTTATAATAATAAATTATATAATGCTGCGGATGATTGTATGGAGTTAGATTTTGGATATCATAATATTAGAGCATGGAATAATCAAATAATGAATTCTCACGTGGGAATAAGTACCCAACCTATTTACGGCGGTCCCGCCTATATTTTCCGAAACTTTGTCTATAATTCTCGGATTCCTCTCAAACTTCACAATTGGCCTTCCGGGCTTTTCATCTTCAACAATACTTTTATTAGTTCTCAAAAAGCATTTTGGTCAGATCCCATTTGGCAGAATGCAAAAATTATGAATAATCTTTTTTTGGGAATCCAATCCTATGCTTTTGCATCCGGCTCACCGGATTCAAGAACTTTTTTGGATTATAACGGCTATTATAAAATACCAAATGCAAAATATTTAATTAAATGGAGTAGCGATAATCGGAAATCGTGGGGAAGATATTCCAATCTGCAGGAATTTTATAACGAGACCGGTAATGAATTGCATGGGATTATGGTTGATTATAATGAGTTTGCTAATCTATCCCGCCCGATCGAAAATAAAACTTATAAAACCGCGGGAATCAAATGTAAATTATCCCAAAATGCTCGGTCTGTAAATAGTGGAATTATAGTGCCGAATATTACCGATAACTTTATAGGATCATCACCGGATATCGGATGTTTGGAATTTGGTGATACATCTCCCCATTTTGGTTGTTTCCGGGAAAAATAA